A window from Acipenser ruthenus chromosome 36, fAciRut3.2 maternal haplotype, whole genome shotgun sequence encodes these proteins:
- the LOC117965623 gene encoding galactose-specific lectin nattectin-like: MKAAFLLSLLCSLTLTLAFVCGPLPKEKFETCDSKGLSNCTKIGRSCYQYFRGPLPFYCANEFCRNRGCGGHLASIHSSRENNLVFNLVRRGNPSNPRGWIGGLRFPKTNLFIWSDGTKWDYNYWASNQPDNWQSNEDCVHFTEYNASRWNDLSCTTPQGFVCKFHHRG; the protein is encoded by the exons ATGAAGGCtgcttttcttctttctctgCTTTGCAGTTTGACACTCACTTTGGCTTTCG tCTGTGGACCTCTCCCAAAAGAGAAATTTGAGACGTGTGACAGCAAAGGATTGAGCAACTGCACCAAAATCGGACGCTCGTGTTACCAGTACTTCCGAGGGCCTCTGCCTTTTTATTGTGCCAAT GAGTTTTGCAGAAATCGAGGGTGTGGAGGACACCTGGCTTCAATCCACAGTTCAAGGGAGAACAACTTGGTCTTTAATCTTGTGCGGCGAGGGAACCCCTCGAACCCGAGAGGCTGGATCGGGGGGCTCAGGTTTCCCAAG ACTAACCTCTTCATATGGTCTGATGGGACAAAATGGGATTATAATTACTGGGCATCAAACCAGCCTGACAACTGGCAAAGCAACGAGGATTGTGTTCATTTCACCGAATACA ATGCCTCACGCTGGAACGACCTGAGCTGCACTACTCCGCAGGGTTTCGTCTGCAAATTTCACCATCGAGGCTGA